A single Pseudobdellovibrionaceae bacterium DNA region contains:
- a CDS encoding GGDEF domain-containing protein gives MSQPEDEEESTLDKTSVVQSETFKVRLAQAGQAPPCMVLLVGPASAVGRQWPIEDTDRILGRAATAHISVDDRSVSKSHCKLILAGGDVSIIDLESTNKTVVNGRVLTPLVPQKLASNDQIKTGNVIFKFLERGNIETVSTGMTYEKAHTDALTGIANRGGLNTRGVESFRRAELLGVPFSIVAFDIDHFKQVNDTHGHPAGDFVLKEISRIIREKLIRENDFFARSGGEEFCLILLGSGINQAHEIGERIRHTIETHRFEFEGKLMPITISVGVSTKQEGDPSWDEVYDRADKALYVSKRAGRNRVNVGT, from the coding sequence ATGAGCCAACCGGAAGATGAAGAAGAGAGCACGCTCGATAAGACGAGTGTTGTTCAAAGTGAGACATTTAAAGTGCGATTGGCCCAAGCGGGTCAGGCGCCGCCTTGTATGGTTCTCTTGGTAGGGCCGGCAAGTGCCGTCGGTCGCCAGTGGCCCATTGAAGACACAGATCGCATTCTTGGTCGGGCGGCCACGGCTCATATCTCAGTTGATGATCGCAGTGTCAGTAAATCCCACTGTAAGTTAATTTTGGCCGGTGGTGATGTATCGATCATTGATCTGGAGTCGACCAATAAGACTGTGGTTAACGGCAGGGTATTGACTCCCTTGGTGCCTCAGAAGTTGGCTAGTAACGATCAGATTAAAACCGGCAACGTCATATTTAAGTTTCTGGAACGCGGAAATATTGAGACCGTTTCCACGGGCATGACCTATGAAAAGGCCCACACTGACGCCCTTACCGGCATTGCCAATCGTGGTGGATTGAACACGCGAGGGGTGGAGTCCTTTCGGCGGGCGGAGCTTCTCGGTGTCCCCTTCAGTATCGTTGCTTTTGATATTGATCACTTTAAGCAGGTCAATGATACCCACGGGCATCCTGCTGGGGATTTTGTCCTCAAGGAAATCTCCCGTATTATTCGCGAAAAGCTGATTCGTGAGAACGACTTCTTCGCCCGCTCAGGTGGTGAGGAGTTTTGTTTGATCCTTCTGGGTAGTGGAATCAACCAGGCCCATGAGATCGGTGAACGAATCCGTCATACCATTGAAACTCACCGTTTTGAGTTTGAAGGCAAGCTCATGCCGATCACCATTTCTGTTGGAGTCTCCACCAAGCAGGAGGGGGATCCCTCGTGGGATGAAGTCTACGATCGGGCCGATAAGGCTCTCTATGTCTCTAAGCGGGCCGGCCGTAACCGCGTGAACGTGGGAACCTGA
- a CDS encoding sigma-70 family RNA polymerase sigma factor — MKADLELVEKVRNGNRAAFSELVTRHQRLLLRLALRMTRDLEMAEDIVQEAFIKAYQNIGRFEGRASFRSWIYQITANTAKNKLRARKNDCVDIDNINLAIPSGAEWALMEEDVKEVIQNEIDQLPDRQRTALNLRIYEDMSFKEIAQIMNCPYDTAKANYRHALMKLRHRMEENNMLRSWNEQDRSMAVAYRGRIAEVES, encoded by the coding sequence ATGAAAGCCGATCTCGAACTTGTAGAAAAAGTAAGGAATGGAAATCGAGCTGCCTTTTCTGAATTGGTGACTCGGCATCAAAGATTGCTTCTGAGGCTGGCACTACGAATGACACGGGATTTGGAAATGGCAGAAGACATTGTGCAAGAGGCCTTCATTAAGGCGTACCAAAACATTGGGCGCTTCGAAGGGCGGGCCTCATTTAGAAGTTGGATTTATCAGATCACTGCCAACACAGCGAAGAACAAATTGCGGGCGCGCAAAAACGACTGTGTGGACATTGATAACATCAATTTGGCCATTCCATCGGGCGCCGAGTGGGCCCTGATGGAAGAAGATGTAAAAGAGGTCATACAAAATGAAATTGATCAGTTGCCGGACCGTCAAAGAACGGCCTTGAATTTGAGGATTTACGAGGACATGAGTTTTAAAGAGATCGCTCAAATCATGAATTGCCCATACGACACGGCGAAAGCCAATTACCGGCATGCACTGATGAAGTTGAGACATCGGATGGAAGAAAACAATATGCTACGCAGTTGGAACGAGCAGGATCGCTCCATGGCCGTGGCTTACAGGGGTAGAATAGCGGAGGTTGAATCATGA
- a CDS encoding prepilin-type N-terminal cleavage/methylation domain-containing protein, translating to MAKIKKKSFLGRGGFTMVELMLVVAIGGTLSTMAVSSYKNYQARARQQEARYLLSIMYTAQLTYHAQWGIYFGDFANIGYAPSDNLHFRVGFTGVGPTNQVGYQGPGTGAGVAANPARIHTGGALACEGGPCGESPYGLVFPPITLGNVTWTTFVAEAVGDVDGEDAVWDQWTINHQKVLTNVTPDI from the coding sequence GTGGCCAAAATAAAGAAGAAATCCTTTTTAGGTAGAGGCGGTTTCACCATGGTGGAACTAATGCTGGTGGTGGCGATCGGGGGAACGCTGTCCACAATGGCAGTCTCTAGTTACAAAAACTATCAGGCAAGAGCACGTCAACAAGAAGCACGATATCTGTTATCCATCATGTACACAGCTCAATTGACCTATCATGCGCAGTGGGGAATTTACTTCGGTGATTTTGCAAATATAGGATACGCCCCTAGCGACAATCTCCATTTTCGCGTCGGCTTTACCGGCGTTGGTCCCACCAACCAAGTGGGATACCAAGGACCCGGAACTGGTGCTGGAGTAGCCGCCAATCCTGCGCGTATTCACACCGGAGGCGCTTTGGCCTGTGAAGGTGGACCCTGCGGAGAATCGCCATATGGCTTGGTCTTTCCACCGATCACTCTCGGCAACGTAACATGGACCACATTTGTGGCCGAAGCCGTGGGCGATGTGGACGGTGAAGACGCCGTGTGGGACCAGTGGACGATCAACCATCAAAAGGTCCTCACCAACGTCACGCCGGATATCTAA
- a CDS encoding FAD-binding oxidoreductase, which translates to MSISYWLDHSTNESEKNFDVVVVGGGIAGTSAAFWLKQEDPDCKVAIIEKSEIAGGASGRNAGFVTCGSVEHFNRLVERWGEETAYAIWNFSEVNLELLKKHIIPGSNDLEFDDKGTFSLASTDVEFHELQETASLMEKRGINVEVVQGDQIRKRLGAEGFIGGIKYLSDASVHPLRLTKRIAQLSGAQVFERTEAMRIEEGPDGTRSVLTNRGRFNASVVVLALNGYLPSLDPYFADKVFPTRGQILATEPVERFMEGPCYAHFVLDYFRQLKDGRVLIGGFRQLEKETEVGYSDHTTDKIQVALGEFLEKHFPILKGKKITHRWAGVMGFSVDGQPFVGAKADDQQIFFLGGFTAHGLGLAFNTGKCLVDLMYDRSIPQFLSAKRF; encoded by the coding sequence ATGAGCATTTCCTATTGGCTCGACCATTCCACCAATGAATCCGAAAAGAATTTCGATGTTGTTGTCGTCGGTGGTGGCATCGCCGGTACCTCGGCTGCCTTTTGGCTTAAACAAGAGGACCCTGATTGCAAGGTGGCCATTATTGAGAAGTCAGAAATTGCCGGAGGGGCTTCTGGCCGCAACGCTGGCTTTGTCACCTGCGGCTCGGTGGAACACTTCAATCGCCTGGTTGAGAGATGGGGCGAGGAAACAGCCTACGCCATCTGGAATTTTTCCGAAGTGAATTTGGAGCTTTTAAAAAAGCACATCATACCTGGAAGCAATGATCTTGAGTTCGACGATAAAGGGACCTTTTCGCTCGCCTCGACCGATGTTGAATTTCATGAGCTCCAAGAAACTGCTTCGCTCATGGAAAAGCGAGGCATAAATGTCGAAGTCGTTCAGGGTGACCAGATCCGCAAGCGATTGGGCGCTGAGGGCTTTATTGGTGGCATTAAGTACCTTTCCGATGCCTCAGTTCATCCTCTGCGATTAACCAAAAGGATCGCTCAGCTTTCAGGCGCCCAGGTGTTCGAGCGCACAGAAGCCATGAGAATTGAAGAAGGGCCTGATGGGACCCGCAGTGTATTGACTAACCGAGGACGCTTTAATGCCTCAGTCGTTGTCCTGGCATTGAATGGCTACCTGCCATCCCTTGATCCCTATTTTGCCGACAAGGTGTTTCCCACTCGCGGACAAATCCTGGCCACCGAACCAGTTGAGAGGTTCATGGAAGGCCCCTGTTACGCCCACTTTGTTCTTGATTACTTTCGTCAGCTTAAAGATGGACGAGTTCTCATTGGTGGATTCAGGCAGCTGGAGAAAGAAACCGAAGTGGGATATTCGGATCACACTACCGATAAGATTCAAGTTGCCCTTGGTGAGTTCCTCGAAAAGCATTTTCCCATTCTCAAAGGAAAAAAGATCACCCACCGCTGGGCTGGGGTCATGGGCTTTTCGGTGGATGGGCAGCCCTTTGTGGGAGCCAAGGCCGATGACCAACAGATCTTCTTTTTAGGTGGCTTTACGGCTCATGGTTTAGGCCTCGCTTTTAACACCGGCAAGTGTTTGGTGGATCTGATGTACGATCGAAGCATCCCTCAGTTTTTGTCAGCTAAACGCTTTTAG
- a CDS encoding alpha/beta hydrolase, whose product MGGATLGINRRTLLQLITLLVFTVSLTGCNWDKIAQDGLYPTKDVNKTKVPDAPAGYEDFYLSLDVEFPDQAVATMGAHGWFKQINNDPATPVIIFLHGNGMNLGSMVSSNLLFMLEDLNTHVAVVDYPGYGKSTGSPSELSMNSMADATVDWLQARVPGSPIYVWGHSLGAAVAMGLASRRQDDLAGWAITSAWTSLEEVAKIHYGSAWNNVSAAWKAINAFNQVLQAQSLNLPGVIHHGDKDDIIPFDMGQRVFQALGNPTSEFVELTGRGHNDVFDDSRTWEAMERLLAR is encoded by the coding sequence ATGGGTGGGGCAACATTAGGAATCAATCGACGAACACTTCTTCAACTTATAACACTTTTGGTGTTTACCGTTTCCCTTACGGGATGTAACTGGGACAAGATTGCCCAGGATGGTTTGTATCCAACTAAGGACGTGAATAAGACCAAGGTGCCGGATGCGCCTGCTGGCTATGAAGACTTTTATCTCAGCTTGGACGTAGAATTCCCTGATCAAGCAGTTGCGACGATGGGGGCCCACGGCTGGTTCAAACAAATCAACAACGACCCCGCCACTCCGGTCATTATCTTTCTTCACGGCAATGGTATGAACTTGGGAAGCATGGTCTCAAGTAATCTACTGTTCATGCTTGAAGATTTGAATACCCATGTCGCGGTTGTAGACTATCCAGGATATGGAAAAAGTACTGGATCGCCATCTGAACTCTCGATGAACTCCATGGCAGATGCGACTGTGGATTGGCTTCAGGCCCGCGTGCCTGGAAGCCCCATCTATGTTTGGGGACATTCTCTTGGTGCGGCTGTGGCAATGGGCTTGGCCTCTCGCCGCCAGGATGATCTCGCAGGATGGGCCATCACCAGTGCCTGGACGTCACTGGAGGAGGTGGCCAAGATCCACTACGGAAGTGCATGGAACAATGTGTCCGCAGCATGGAAGGCCATTAATGCCTTTAATCAGGTCCTACAAGCCCAGAGTCTCAATCTCCCTGGCGTGATCCATCACGGAGACAAGGACGACATTATTCCTTTTGATATGGGACAAAGGGTATTCCAAGCCCTTGGCAATCCGACGAGTGAGTTTGTCGAACTGACGGGCCGGGGACACAACGACGTGTTTGATGATTCCCGAACCTGGGAAGCCATGGAGCGCTTGCTCGCCCGATAA
- a CDS encoding aminopeptidase, protein MTLKKIWLLIPLTFLLSGCQITYYMKSAWEQAKLLDKRVPIKRVLEDPNTSEEVKAKLRLAQQAREFAEKKLNLKPTKNYTSYADIKRPYVSWIVRAAPVYELKHHLWGFPLVGKLPYKGYFSKEEADEEASLFPANEYDTYVRGVTAYSTLGWFEDPLMNTMMNYKDHDLVNLIIHETVHATLYIKSQADFNERLATFIGNIGTEMYYLDKEGEDSPSLKTIKVEAEDDKVFSDFISRELDTLDQWYKDNKDKITPEKKAERITEIKTRFESEALPKMKTENFAKFGRQDLNNAKLLSFKTYVYDLTDFDRAFKHLGSDFSRFVEFCKSLEKEKDPETTLKNIVTKS, encoded by the coding sequence ATGACTCTAAAGAAAATATGGCTCCTGATACCGCTGACTTTCCTCCTCAGCGGCTGCCAGATCACCTACTACATGAAAAGCGCCTGGGAGCAGGCCAAGCTCCTCGACAAGAGAGTCCCAATCAAAAGGGTTTTAGAAGATCCGAATACCAGTGAAGAGGTAAAAGCAAAGCTTCGACTTGCCCAACAAGCCCGGGAGTTTGCGGAAAAAAAACTGAATCTTAAACCCACAAAAAACTACACTTCTTATGCCGATATTAAACGCCCCTACGTTTCATGGATTGTAAGGGCGGCACCTGTTTATGAGCTCAAGCACCATCTATGGGGATTCCCACTGGTGGGAAAACTCCCCTACAAGGGGTACTTCTCAAAGGAGGAAGCAGACGAAGAGGCATCCCTCTTCCCCGCCAATGAGTACGACACCTATGTAAGAGGGGTCACTGCTTACTCCACGCTCGGCTGGTTTGAAGACCCACTGATGAACACCATGATGAATTACAAAGACCATGATCTGGTGAATCTCATTATTCACGAAACTGTCCATGCCACGCTCTACATTAAAAGCCAGGCAGATTTTAATGAACGACTGGCGACCTTTATTGGCAATATTGGAACGGAAATGTACTACCTGGACAAGGAAGGAGAAGACTCCCCATCCTTGAAAACAATTAAAGTTGAAGCCGAAGACGACAAGGTCTTCTCTGACTTTATCAGCCGAGAGTTAGACACTCTTGACCAATGGTACAAAGACAATAAGGACAAGATAACCCCAGAAAAAAAGGCTGAGCGGATTACTGAGATAAAAACTCGTTTTGAGTCCGAAGCCCTACCAAAAATGAAAACTGAAAACTTTGCTAAGTTTGGACGACAAGACCTCAATAACGCTAAGCTCTTGTCGTTCAAGACCTATGTCTACGACTTGACTGATTTTGACCGAGCTTTCAAGCACCTGGGCAGTGATTTCAGTCGCTTCGTGGAGTTCTGCAAATCATTGGAAAAAGAAAAAGATCCTGAAACAACTCTTAAGAATATCGTCACCAAATCGTAG
- a CDS encoding outer membrane beta-barrel protein, whose product MKRLCLLFGMLFFIAPSAWGGIMEVGASASFRRSTIDDNNYQESLSYTGSLSYYFWEMSALELSYTQGSALLSVKPVDDTKIITKSSFRLIGVDLVITFAGKNSTLQPYVKLGGAHIEKKIVREPEGLAATEIESPAGIVPSAGLGFKLRLSNTFSIKVGVDAWTSPLNEDDPTVDYAGRAGISWMF is encoded by the coding sequence ATGAAACGCCTATGCCTGCTGTTCGGAATGCTCTTTTTTATTGCTCCTAGCGCCTGGGGGGGAATTATGGAAGTCGGTGCTTCAGCCAGCTTCCGCCGCTCCACTATTGATGACAACAACTACCAGGAAAGCCTTTCTTACACCGGCTCCCTAAGCTATTACTTTTGGGAAATGTCCGCCCTGGAACTCAGCTATACCCAGGGGAGTGCCCTTCTCAGCGTGAAGCCCGTTGACGATACCAAAATTATTACCAAGTCTTCATTTCGCCTAATAGGGGTGGATTTGGTGATCACCTTTGCCGGCAAGAACTCCACTCTTCAGCCTTACGTCAAATTGGGTGGTGCTCATATTGAAAAGAAAATTGTTCGCGAACCAGAAGGTCTGGCGGCGACGGAAATCGAGAGTCCTGCGGGCATTGTCCCCAGTGCAGGCCTCGGGTTTAAGTTGCGCCTGAGTAATACTTTTTCCATCAAGGTCGGCGTTGATGCCTGGACCAGCCCACTAAATGAAGACGATCCCACGGTCGACTATGCTGGCCGGGCGGGAATCTCCTGGATGTTCTAA
- a CDS encoding TonB family protein, which translates to MKLQRLITALTVLLSLLIHLGIYLGAQLLPTPVRVLPGLPVEIIYTNNDEDQNSRQVVSDPDLGKIVKKAQDQARLLSKLTRRVEEEMVAANKGPSQNRPPGTTLSTTQREAQPKPEKSIEPFKPDGNLGFRQNKNLRLPENPEQQTIGKNLVFGGSTSGEYIPFVKEGSFTSLNTDQFLYYTFFNRVNDQIRSRWVGGVRGFAATLSHQDIQRLSKVQRQTEIEVVLQPDGYLKTVLVNRSSGEPGLDEAAVVAFKKAAPLLNPPTEMKGDDGMIHLHYSFVIQWQPNYLVRKAE; encoded by the coding sequence ATGAAATTACAAAGACTTATAACCGCTTTGACGGTCCTTTTAAGCCTTTTGATTCACCTAGGAATCTATCTGGGAGCCCAGCTTCTACCGACACCGGTACGGGTCCTGCCCGGCCTACCCGTGGAAATCATTTATACCAATAATGATGAAGATCAGAACTCTCGCCAAGTGGTGAGTGATCCGGATTTAGGGAAGATTGTTAAAAAAGCCCAGGACCAGGCGCGCCTACTCTCCAAACTGACCCGCCGGGTGGAAGAGGAAATGGTGGCAGCCAACAAAGGACCGTCGCAGAACCGACCTCCAGGGACAACATTGTCGACGACACAAAGGGAAGCTCAACCAAAACCTGAGAAATCCATTGAGCCATTCAAACCTGATGGCAATTTGGGTTTTCGCCAGAACAAAAACCTTCGCCTTCCGGAAAACCCTGAGCAACAGACAATAGGAAAGAACCTGGTCTTTGGTGGCTCCACCAGTGGTGAGTACATTCCTTTTGTCAAGGAAGGAAGCTTTACCTCTCTCAACACAGATCAGTTTCTCTACTACACCTTTTTCAATCGGGTGAACGATCAAATTCGCTCACGCTGGGTTGGAGGGGTTCGTGGATTTGCCGCGACACTCAGCCACCAAGACATTCAGCGCCTATCCAAGGTCCAGCGCCAAACGGAAATTGAGGTTGTCCTGCAACCTGATGGCTATTTAAAAACGGTGCTGGTCAACCGCTCCTCCGGAGAGCCTGGATTAGATGAAGCCGCGGTTGTAGCCTTCAAGAAAGCCGCTCCTCTTCTTAATCCTCCGACGGAGATGAAGGGCGACGACGGCATGATTCACCTCCACTATTCTTTTGTTATTCAGTGGCAGCCAAACTACCTGGTGCGCAAGGCCGAGTAG